The following are encoded in a window of Brettanomyces bruxellensis chromosome 9, complete sequence genomic DNA:
- the ERG25 gene encoding C-4 sterol methyl oxidase has product MTEIFNSTTLEKLASPSLIQVTKNVFATQNQLNVFEKLWASWYAYMRNDSLATGLLFFLTHELWYFGRCLPWYIIDKTPYFRKWKLQPTYIPSDKEQWECLKAVLRDHMWLEAAPIWTFHPLCKSIGIRVTVPFPALKTMLLQWALFFVLEDCWHYWAHRLFHYGIFYKYIHKKHHRYAAPFGLSAEYAHPLEVMSLGAGTIMFPIIYAYYTGDLHLFTLTCWIIFRLLQAVDSHSGYDFPWSLHHFVPFWAGAEHHDRHHHYFIGNYASSFRWWDFFMDTEAGPQKKDAREARKRSHKKIQ; this is encoded by the coding sequence ATGACTGAGATTTTCAACTCAACTACTCTGGAGAAGTTGGCTTCTCCCAGTCTGATTCAGGTGACAAAAAACGTGTTTGCCACCCAGAATCAGCTTAACGTGTTTGAGAAATTGTGGGCCTCATGGTACGCATACATGAGAAATGATTCGTTGGCAACTGGACTCTTGTTCTTCCTTACACACGAGCTCTGGTACTTCGGAAGATGCCTCCCATGGTACATTATCGACAAGACACCATACTTCAGGAAGTGGAAGCTCCAGCCTACATACATCCCTTCGGACAAGGAGCAGTGGGAGTGCCTTAAGGCGGTTCTAAGGGACCACATGTGGCTTGAGGCCGCCCCAATATGGACATTCCACCCTCTTTGCAAGAGTATCGGAATCAGGGTGACTGTTCCCTTCCCAGCATTGAAGACAATGCTTCTACAGTGGGCATTGTTCTTCGTCTTGGAGGACTGCTGGCACTACTGGGCCCACCGTTTGTTCCACTACGGTATTTTCTACAAGTACATCCACAAGAAGCATCACAGATATGCAGCACCTTTCGGATTGAGTGCCGAATATGCACACCCACTGGAGGTCATGTCGCTTGGTGCTGGTACCATCATGTTCCCAATCATCTACGCCTACTACACCGGAGACTTGCACTTGTTCACTCTTACCTGCTGGATTATCTTCAGGTTGTTGCAAGCTGTCGATTCGCATTCTGGTTACGACTTCCCATGGTCTCTTCACCACTTTGTTCCATTCTGGGCCGGCGCTGAGCACCATGACAGACACCACCACTACTTCATTGGTAACTATGCCTCGTCTTTCAGATGGTGGGACTTCTTCATGGACACTGAGGCTGGTCCACAGAAGAAGGATGCTAGAGAGGCCAGAAAGAGATCTCACAAGAAGATCCAGTGA
- the RPL20A gene encoding 60S ribosomal protein L20A has protein sequence MGLFVSRLHEYQVIGRRLPTESVPEPKLFRMRIFAPNDVVAKSRYWYFLKKLHKVKKASGEIVALNIISEAKPTKVKNFGVWIRYDSRSGTHNMYKEYRDVTRVGAVETMYSDLAARHRARFRSIHILKVVELEKTSDVKRQYVKQFLEKDLQFPLPHRIFKSKNTYYAKRPSTYY, from the exons ATGGGATTATTTG TGTCCCGTTTGCACGAATACCAAGTCATTGGAAGAAGACTCCCAACCGAGTCCGTCCCAGAGCCAAAGTTGTTCAGAATGAGAATCTTTGCTCCAAACGATGTTGTCGCCAAGTCTAGATACTGGTActtcttgaagaagttgcACAAGGTCAAGAAGGCTTCTGGTGAAATCGTTGCTTTGAACATCATCAGCGAGGCTAAGCCAACCAAGGTTAAGAACTTTGGTGTCTGGATTAGATACGACTCCAGATCCGGTACTCACAACATGTACAAGGAGTACAGAGATGTTACCAGAGTTGGTGCCGTTGAGACCATGTACTCTGACTTGGCTGCCAGACACAGAGCTAGATTCAGATCCATTCACATCTTAAAGGTTGTTGAATTGGAGAAGACCAGCGATGTCAAGAGACAGTACGTTAAGCAGTTCCTCGAAAAGGATCTCCAGTTCCCATTGCCACACAGAATCTTCAAGTCGAAGAACACATACTACGCCAAGCGTCCAAGCACCTACTACTAA
- a CDS encoding uncharacterized protein (BUSCO:EOG09263ROQ), which translates to MEQIIKDPISVLTGNVSEEAILQDVKKIIDPITKDNSLLDEIHIEGLKPSQVWGQVKLVVDGVNDNMLEGKLEELSEKYGLNEEDEESDINNAQESSDKDEQDTKTDEEEDVESKDEDLGSDAEYYNAEGDEEINEEEKSENENDNNNEDEDEVDFKPEKDEFGLNEGLFSMDEYRKQVQALDENGDLNKEGDEEDVDLFADIQDDSDDEMYYYDDFFKPVVDRRDWRPSSKRSGRQQDQKRVRFADKNDEKHDGELDDKDYEDAVAEMNADFTEKKGVDDEEDDGQEDGNGAEGKDKELSTFERQQQKLKEEISALEDEAVADKKWTMQGEVSAHQREKDALLDEDLEFERTARPVPVVTQETTDELDDIIRERIKNEQFDEVPKKMVGQMAEYKPSGQVEVSQEKSSKSLAEEYEDEYMSKQSDAAIEELKKAHAEITVLFDSVTHDLDTLCSAHFRPKPAEKLLDIKVETSAVSMEDAQPLTMSSASTLAPQEVYKLKNKAGKNEVQLRSGVIMSKDELSRADKSRLRRAKKRKIRNRMKENAEKKRRVLVKKA; encoded by the coding sequence atggaacaaataataaaggATCCCATAAGTGTATTAACTGGAAATGTGAGTGAAGAAGCAATATTGCAAGATGTCAAAAAAATCATCGATCCGATAACTAAAGATAACTCACTCTTAGATGAGATACATATAGAAGGATTAAAACCCTCTCAGGTGTGGGGACAAGTGAAATTGGTTGTTGATGGTGTGAATGATAACATGCTCGAGGGAAAGTTAGAGGAGTtaagtgaaaaatatggattAAATGAAGAGGACGAAGAAAGCGATATAAACAATGCTCAAGAAAGCAGTGATAAAGATGAACAAGATACAAAAACcgatgaagaagaggatgTGGAAAGtaaagatgaagatctTGGATCAGATGCTGAGTATTATAATGCGGAAGGAGATGAGGAAATTaatgaagaggagaaatCTGAGAATGAGAacgataataataatgaagacGAGGATGAAGTTGACTTCAAACCggagaaagatgaattCGGATTAAACGAAGGTCTTTTTTCGATGGATGAATATCGAAAGCAGGTTCAGGCATTAGATGAGAATGGAGATCTAAACAAGGAGGGAGATGAAGAGGATGTGGATTTGTTTGCAGATATTCAGGACgatagtgatgatgaaatgtATTACTATGACGATTTCTTCAAGCCTGTTGTTGATAGAAGAGACTGGAGACCAAGCTCAAAGAGAAGTGGAAGGCAACAAGATCAAAAGAGAGTTAGGTTTGCGGacaaaaatgatgaaaagcaTGATGGTGAGCTTGATGATAAAGATTATGAGGATGCAGTTGCGGAGATGAATGCAGACTTcaccgaaaaaaaaggtgtagatgatgaggaggatgatGGTCAAGAAGATGGGAATGGagcagaaggaaaagataagGAGTTATCCACATTTGAAAGGCAGCAGCAAAAGCtaaaggaagaaatatcagCTTTGGAAGATGAGGCGGTTGCAGATAAAAAATGGACGATGCAAGGAGAAGTGAGTGCTCACcagagagagaaagatgCATTATTGGATGAGGATCTCGAGTTTGAACGTACAGCTAGGCCTGTTCCGGTGGTAACACAAGAAACTACAGATGAGTTAGACGATATTATTCGAGAAAGAATTAAGAACGAGCAGTTTGATGAGGTTCCAAAGAAGATGGTTGGTCAAATGGCCGAGTACAAGCCATCAGGACAAGTAGAGGTTTCTCAGGAGAAATCATCGAAGTCCTTAGCTGAAGAATATGAGGATGAGTATATGAGCAAGCAATCAGATGCAGCAATCGAGGAATTAAAGAAGGCACATGCCGAAATAACTGTTTTGTTCGATAGCGTGACACACGATTTAGATACTTTGTGCTCGGCACACTTCCGTCCAAAGCCTGCTGAAAAACTATTGGATATCAAGGTGGAAACTTCAGCTGTGTCAATGGAGGACGCACAACCTTTGACTATGTCTTCAGCAAGCACCCTTGCACCACAGGAAGTCTACAAGCTTAAGAATAAAGCAGGAAAGAACGAAGTTCAACTTCGGTCTGGAGTTATCATGTCTAAGGATGAATTGAGCAGAGCGGACAAAAGCAGACTAAGAAGAGctaagaagagaaagatacGGAATAGAATGAAAGAGAACGCGGAAAAGAAGCGTAGAGTGCTcgtgaaaaaagcatag